A part of Antennarius striatus isolate MH-2024 chromosome 21, ASM4005453v1, whole genome shotgun sequence genomic DNA contains:
- the rnls gene encoding renalase — protein MSRVLIVGAGLTGSLCACLLRRELQSRVELVVWDKARGSGGRMSTSRPPDPTCQSADLGAQYITATPAYAQSHHSLYSELLSSGVLQPLNAPIEGLRKQDGSRDYVTPLGMSSVVKHFLSQSGAALFFERHVTGLYRRGASWEVQRRAGPSEVFDVVVLTMPVPQILQLEGDIGQMLSEQQRQQLDRVRYSSRFALALFFPPGAVLSLPWAARYVPDNPCIRYVAADAHKRNADVPGRGPSLVVHTSVPFGLEHLEDNKEDVQPIILQELYQLLPDLPQPIATKCQKWRFSQVLTAVPSCPGHMTVHQQPLLVCAGDAFSHSNFDGCVESALSALSAVKASL, from the exons ATGTCCCGGGTTCTGATCGTCGGCGCGGGGCTGACCGGAAGTCTGTGCGCGTGCCTGCTGAGGAGGGAGCTGCAGAGCCGCGTGGAGCTGGTGGTCTGGGACAAGGCGCGGGGGTCAG GAGGCAGGATGTCCACCAGTCGTCCTCCTGACCCCACCTGTCAGTCAGCTGACCTGGGGGCTCAGTACATTACCGCCACGCCGGCCTACGCCCAGTCCCACCACAG cCTCTACTCGGAGCTGCTGTCCTCAGGTGTCCTGCAGCCCCTGAACGCACCGATCGAAGGCCTGAGGAAGCAGGACGGCAGCAGAGACTACGTGACGCCGCTGGGCATGAGCAGCGTGGTCAAGCACTTCCTGTcgcagtcag gagctGCTCTGTTCTTTGAGCGTCACGTGACTGGCCTGTACCGCCgtggtgcatcatgggaggtCCAGAGGAGGGCGGGGCCCAGCGAGGTGTTTGATGTCGTCGTCCTGACGATGCCGGTGCCGCAGATCCTGCAGCTGGAGGGAGACATAGGACAGA tgctgtctgagcagcagcggcagcagctggACCGGGTCCGGTACTCGTCCCGTTTTGCTCTGGCCCTCTTCTTCCCCCCGGGGGCAGTCCTCAGCCTCCCGTGGGCGGCCCGCTACGTCCCCGACAACCCCTGCATCCGCTACGTCGCTGCCGACGCCCACAAACGCAACGCCG ACGTTCCTGGTCGAGGCCCCTCCCTCGTTGTCCACACTAGCGTCCCGTTTGGCCTGGAGCACCTGGAGGACAACAAGGAGGATGTCCAGCCAATCATCTTACAGGAGCTCTACCAGCTGCTTCCTGACCTGCCTCAGCCAATCGCCACCAAGTGTCAGAAGTGGAGGTTCTCCCAG GTGCTGACGGCGGTGCCCTCCTGCCCGGGTCACATGACCGTCCACCAGCAGCCGCTGCTCGTCTGCGCCGGCGACGCCTTCAGCCACTCCAACTTCGACGGCTGCGTGGAGTCGGCTCTGAGCGCGCTCAGTGCGGTGAAGGCctcgctgtga
- the lipf gene encoding gastric triacylglycerol lipase codes for MSSRNRNHGEPGKNRNCCHWSAVRIQPITVRGVTSRCSHTVVFGGRRAFRARVGVGQMMLRVAVCVLMLSGLVLAGRPDGGRRPFERQQELDPEVHMNITEIIRRWGYPAEEHEVVTEDGYILSVIRIPHGLKPTPGRRPAVFLQHGLLAAGSNWVTNPPASSLGFFLADAGFDVWLGNSRGNTWSRRHRSLSPAQQEFWAFSFDELALKDLPAAVNHILKETSQEHIHYIGHSQGTTMAFIAFSRLPELARRIKLFVGLAPVATVSFTGSPLTKLSLLPDPLIYDLFGRRDFLPQSYMIQWFAEHVCGKRRLSDVCENLFFILCGFDQNNLNVSRTPVYTTHCPAGTSVQNMMHWAQFVRGGKLTAFDFGAAGNMKHYNQSSPPHYHVPDMKVPTALFSGGQDTLADPKDVALLLTQVSHLVFHQHVPHWEHLDFIWGLDAPQVMFPSILKLLTDQ; via the exons ATGTCGAGCCGGAACCGGAACCACGGGGAGCCCGGGAAGAACCG AAACTGTTGTCATTGGTCCGCTGTTCGTATTCAACCAATCACTGTGAGGGGTGTGACGTCACGGTGTTCCCATACTGTTGTGTTCGGCGGCCGGAGAGCATTCAGAGCTCGAGTTGGAGTCGGACAG atgATGCTGCGTGTtgccgtgtgtgtgttgatgctgtCCGGCCTCGTCCTTGCTGGACGCCCTGATGGCGGTCGGCGCCCGTTTGAACGGCAGCAGGAGCTGGACCCTGAAGTGCACATGAACATA acagagATCATCAGGCGGTGGGGTTACCCTGCAGAGGAACACGAGGTGGTGACAGAGGACGGCTACATCCTGAGTGTCATCAGGATCCCACACGGCCTCAAGCCCACCCCTG GGCGGCGGCCTGCCGTCTTCCTGCAGCACGGGCTCCTGGCGGCGGGCTCCAACTGGGTGACCAACCCCCCCGCCTCCAGCCTGGGGTTCTTCCTGGCCGACGCCGGCTTCGACGTATGGCTGGGCAACAGCCGGGGCAACACCTGGTCCAGGAGGCACCGCAGCCTCAGCCCCGCCCAGCAGGAGTTCTGGGCCTTCAG ctttgATGAACTGGCCCTGAAGGACCTCCCAGCAGCCGTGAACCACATCCTGAAGGAGACGAGTCAGGAACACATTCACTACATAGGACACTCCCAGGGCACCACCAtgg CATTCATAGCGTTCTCCAGGCTCCCTGAGCTGGCGCGTCGCATCAAGCTGTTTGTGGGTTTGGCCCCCGTGGCGACCGTGTCGTTCACCGGGAGCCCCCTCACCAAACTGTCCCTGCTGCCCGACCCGCTGATCTAC GACCTGTTCGGGAGGCGGGACTTCCTGCCCCAGAGCTACATGATCCAGTGGTTTGCTGAACACGTGTGTGGGAAGCGGCGCCTGAGCGACGTGTGTGAGAACCTGTTCTTCATCCTGTGTGGCTTCGACCAGAACAACCTCAACGTG AGCCGGACCCCGGTCTACACCACCCACTGCCCCGCCGGGACGTCCGTCCAGAACATGATGCACTGGGCCCAG TTCGTCCGTGGAGGGAAGCTGACGGCGTTTGACTTCGGCGCCGCAGGAAACATGAAGCACTacaaccag TCGTCCCCCCCCCACTACCACGTCCCGGACATGAAGGTTCCCACCGCCCTGTTCTCGGGGGGGCAGGACACGCTGGCGGACCCCAAGGACGTGGCGCTGCTCCTCACTCAG GTGTCCCACCTGGTGTTCCACCAGCACGTCCCCCACTGGGAGCACCTGGACTTCATCTGGGGGCTGGACGCGCCGCAGGTCATGTTCCCCTCCATCCTCAAGCTGCTCACGGACCAATGA
- the ankrd22 gene encoding ankyrin repeat domain-containing protein 22 has protein sequence MGLVYSEPACQTAYSGDVRQLYHFLKKDPAQLNVQEEHTGDTPLIAACRRGNLKVVRYLLDNGADVHLTNKKQRTCLHYASRRTFSLLDYLMISILMPILLLGYFLLLQKQRQNVNLMEALLDADADVDAVDYKGNAALHYVCQRKNQRLVPLLLQRHANSSIRNTEGETPLDIATRLHFKKIIVLLKSH, from the exons ATGGGGCTGGTGTACTCGGAG cccgCCTGTCAGACGGCGTACAGCGGTGACGTCCGTCAGCTGTATCACTTCCTGAAAAAAGACCCCGCCCAGCTGAATGTGCAGGAGGAGCACACGGGGGACACTCCCCTAATCGCTGCGTGTCGCCGTGGCAACCTGAAGGTGGTGCGCTACCTGCTGGACAACGGGGCTGATGTCCACCTGACCAATAAG AAACAGAGGACGTGTCTCCACTACGCGTCCAGGAGGACCTTCTCCCTGCTGGACTACCTGATGATCTCCATCCTGATGCCCATCCTGCTGCTGGGCTACTTCCTGCTG CTACAGAAGCAGAGGCAGAACGTGAACCTGATGGAGGCGCTGCTGGACGCCGACGCGGACGTGGACGCCGTCGACTAC AAGGGAAACGCTGCGCTGCATTACGTCTGTCAGAGGAAGAACCAGCGTCTggttcctctgctgctgcagagacacGCCAACAGCAGCATCAGGAACACT GAAGGAGAAACGCCGCTGGACATCGCCACCCGGCTGCACTTCAAAAAGATTATCGTCCTGCTAAAGTCACACTGA
- the stambpl1 gene encoding AMSH-like protease, whose product MMEQGFSLNMLKKLAAEPDYTDVSLAAAERVRALGKLGSSVEINEDIEPRRYFRSGVEMERMAAVYLQEGSLENAYVLYTKFITLFVEKLPAHRDYPHCSAAEKCLIMKELQEVAFPRKDELKKRLQEKYSREHAEYLRLQSQAVDGCGEQLQHLSLLDEDRRLLLLEEERQRVSALRRMQIESEQFRYFEDQLRRQELANRRAEKAGQQGGAKVPEVTDGSCLSRQPIRDGVLPQGVFPTRHQPPGPVSQSAAKLAGVCTQQVEGLRRVEGLRRVVIPTDLTRRFLLLAAANSSRGIETCGVLCGRLTHDELLLTHVLVPKQTAGPDFCHTENEEELFTHQDQQQLLTLGWIHTHPTQTAFLSSVDLHTHCSYQLMLPEAIAIVCAPRHKDTGVFQLTGRGMAEVSGCSLKGFHPHSRDPPLFSVCKHVVVRDSALSLLDLR is encoded by the exons atgatggaaCAAGGCTTCAGTCTAAACATGCTG AAGAAGCTGGCGGCGGAGCCGGACTACACGGACGTGTCGCTGGCGGCGGCGGAGCGTGTACGTGCGCTGGGGAAGCTGGGTAGCAGCGTGGAGATCAACGAGGACATCGAGCCGCGGCGCTACTTCCGCTCCGGCGTGGAGATGGAGCGGATGGCGGCGGTGTACCTGCAGGAGGGCAGCCTGGAGAACGCTTACGTCCTCTACACCAAGTTCATCAC GCTGTTCGTGGAGAAGCTGCCGGCCCACAGGGACTACCCCCACTGCAGCGCCGCCGAGAAATGCCTCATCATGAAG GAGCTACAGGAAGTGGCGTTCCCCCGGAAGGACGAGCTGAAGAAGCGTCTGCAGGAGAAGTACAGCAGGGAGCACGCCGAGTACCTGCGCCTCCAG AGCCAGGCGGTGGATGGGTGTGGCGAGCAGCTGCAGCATCTCTCCCTATTGGATGAAGACAGGAGGCTCCTCCTACTGGAGGAGGAGCGCCAGCGAGTCTCCGCCCTGCGGCGGATGCAGATCGAGTCTGAACAGTTCCGCTACTTCGAGGACCAGCTGAGGCGGCAGGAGCTGGCCAATAGGAGAGCAGAGAAGGCGGGGCAACAG GGCGGGGCCAAAGTGCCTGAGGTGACGGATGGATCCTGTCTGTCacgccagccaatcagagatggCGTCCTGCCGCAGGGGGTGTTCCCTACCAGGCACCAACCACCAGgtcctgtcagccaatcagcagccaaGCTGGCTGGTGTCTGCA CCCAGCAGGTGGAGGGCCTGAGGCGGGTGGAGGGCCTGAGGCGGGTGGTGATCCCCACTGACCTGACGCGCCGCTTCCTCCTGCTGGCCGCCGCCAACAGCTCCAGAGGCATTGAGACGTGTGGCGTCCTGTGTGGACGGCTG ACGCACGACGAGCTGCTGCTCACACACGTCCTCGTCCCCAAGCAGACGGCGGGACCCGACTTCTGTCACACCGAGAACGAGGAGGAGCTGTTCACACACCAggaccagcagcagctgctcacGCTGGGATGGAtccac ACCCACCCCACGCAGACGGCCTTCCTGTCCAGCGTtgacctccacacacactgttcctaCCAGCTGATGCTGCCGGAGGCCATCGCCATCGTCTGCGCCCCCCGGCACAAGGA cactgGTGTGTTCCAGCTGACGGGGCGGGGCATGGCGGAGGTGTCTGGCTGCAGCCTGAAGGGGTTCCATCCTCACTCCAGGGACCCCCCTCTGTTCAGC gtGTGCAAACACGTGGTGGTGAGGGACTCCGCCCTCAGCCTGCTAGACCTCAGGTGA